The following coding sequences lie in one Erwinia amylovora genomic window:
- a CDS encoding RHS repeat-associated core domain-containing protein: MLWRAFRYTGRGELAGVSDALRGEVHYGYDAEGRLLQHRELQSGRTGSRLVYDAADNLLGGQSPHDDPERPPPPPQSSNRLPHWQRLFYRYDVWGNLVSRRHGLNEQHYTYDADNRLIRARGSGPQGEFSAHYHYDALGRRSRKEVTFAGKAPQTTRFLWQGYRLLQEQRANGTRRTWSYDPESPWTPLAAIEQAGEGPQADIYWLNTDLNSAPLEVTDADGRLRWSGQYDTFGRLQGQTTAGAAQRTGPVYDQPLRYAGQYADSETGLHYNLFRYYEPDVGRFTTQDPVGLAGGLNLYAYAPNPYGWVDPLGLSRCKPGTASGEGSKIEGKWLRGTHGNAGLFPSSVADKLRGRQFKSFDDFRENVWKEVGNDSHLSQQFRPSNITRMKSGKAPISHNSQWNGKNKSYVLHHRTPIQHGGGIYDVDNLIVVTPRYHLDVLDRAYHF; encoded by the coding sequence ATGCTGTGGCGGGCGTTCCGCTACACCGGGCGCGGCGAGCTGGCGGGCGTCAGCGACGCGCTGCGCGGCGAAGTGCACTACGGCTACGACGCCGAAGGCCGCCTGCTGCAGCACCGCGAGCTGCAGTCCGGCAGGACGGGCAGCCGGCTGGTGTATGACGCCGCCGACAACCTGCTGGGCGGGCAAAGCCCGCACGACGACCCGGAACGGCCGCCGCCGCCGCCGCAGAGCAGCAACCGTCTGCCGCACTGGCAGCGGCTGTTCTACCGCTACGACGTCTGGGGCAACCTGGTCAGCCGCCGCCACGGCCTCAACGAGCAGCATTACACTTACGACGCCGACAACCGCCTGATACGGGCGCGTGGCTCCGGTCCTCAGGGCGAGTTCAGCGCGCATTACCATTATGACGCGCTGGGCCGGCGCAGCCGCAAGGAGGTCACCTTCGCGGGCAAAGCCCCACAGACCACGCGCTTCCTGTGGCAGGGCTACCGGCTGCTGCAGGAGCAGCGCGCCAACGGCACGCGGCGTACCTGGAGCTATGACCCGGAAAGCCCGTGGACGCCGCTGGCGGCCATCGAGCAGGCCGGAGAAGGGCCACAGGCGGATATTTACTGGCTGAACACCGACCTCAACAGCGCGCCGCTGGAGGTGACCGACGCCGATGGCAGGCTGCGCTGGTCGGGACAGTACGACACCTTCGGCAGGCTGCAGGGCCAGACGACGGCCGGTGCGGCACAACGCACGGGGCCGGTTTACGACCAGCCGCTGCGCTACGCCGGGCAGTATGCTGACAGTGAAACGGGACTGCACTATAATCTGTTCCGTTACTACGAGCCTGACGTTGGCAGGTTCACGACCCAGGACCCTGTGGGGCTGGCGGGGGGCCTGAACCTGTATGCGTATGCGCCGAATCCGTACGGGTGGGTGGATCCGCTGGGGTTGAGCAGATGTAAACCTGGCACTGCTTCAGGTGAAGGTAGCAAGATTGAAGGGAAATGGTTGAGAGGGACTCATGGTAATGCTGGCTTATTCCCATCCTCAGTAGCTGATAAGCTACGCGGTAGGCAATTTAAATCGTTTGACGATTTCAGGGAAAATGTCTGGAAAGAGGTAGGAAATGATTCTCATCTTTCTCAACAATTTAGACCTTCAAATATTACCAGGATGAAAAGTGGTAAAGCCCCAATTTCCCACAACTCTCAATGGAATGGGAAAAATAAATCTTATGTTCTTCATCACCGTACACCGATTCAACATGGTGGTGGTATCTATGATGTTGATAATCTAATAGTTGTTACTCCGAGATATCATCTTGATGTGTTGGATCGGGCCTATCATTTTTGA
- a CDS encoding DcrB-related protein, giving the protein MPDFSRCTFTEGSVTLPEGYSDRTVNLLLAPDDAYPSLNISRDTLQPGETVAGYITRQLDTLSASLKGWVLKARAAAQLGEAQQPGESVSASYLRDGQRIWQHQAVFALAGGRVLVFTLAQTRRLSPQDEALLQQVLASYRQPVATGHQP; this is encoded by the coding sequence ATGCCCGATTTTTCCCGTTGTACCTTCACGGAAGGCAGCGTGACGTTGCCGGAAGGCTACAGCGACCGCACCGTTAACCTGCTGCTGGCCCCTGACGATGCGTATCCCTCGCTCAATATCTCGCGCGATACGCTACAGCCCGGTGAAACCGTGGCCGGCTACATCACCCGCCAGCTTGATACCCTGTCCGCCAGCCTGAAAGGCTGGGTGCTGAAAGCGCGCGCGGCGGCGCAACTCGGCGAGGCGCAGCAGCCCGGCGAGAGCGTGTCTGCCAGCTATCTGCGCGACGGCCAGCGCATCTGGCAGCACCAGGCGGTGTTTGCGCTGGCCGGAGGGCGCGTGCTGGTGTTCACCCTGGCGCAGACGCGCAGGCTGTCGCCGCAGGATGAAGCCCTGCTACAACAGGTGCTGGCAAGCTACCGCCAGCCTGTGGCTACCGGCCATCAGCCATAA
- a CDS encoding growth inhibitor PemK: MLQQAAFGVVAVVHFAAQRVADARQLAAPGVAERPPQHAVFRPGYLAVTEGADRLPIPASREERRLRALEQQLKAQHEELEQAKRRMIAMLA; the protein is encoded by the coding sequence GTGCTGCAGCAGGCGGCCTTCGGCGTCGTAGCCGTAGTGCACTTCGCCGCGCAGCGCGTCGCTGACGCCCGCCAGCTCGCCGCGCCCGGTGTAGCGGAACGCCCGCCACAGCATGCCGTCTTCCGGCCGGGTTATCTGGCCGTCACCGAAGGCGCTGACCGGCTGCCGATCCCCGCCAGCCGCGAGGAGAGGCGGCTAAGGGCGCTGGAACAGCAGCTTAAAGCGCAGCATGAAGAGCTGGAGCAGGCTAAACGACGGATGATCGCCATGCTGGCGTGA
- a CDS encoding RHS repeat-associated core domain-containing protein has protein sequence MSEAARVGDAIGHSSALAGMTGGTIVGGLIAAAGAVAAGALFVAGLAASCLGVGVLLMGASLAVGYLTGEAATAARDGMAAAGADRRSASGQILTGSPNVFINGKPAAIATVSQAGCDRDGPTMQMAQGSARVFINGQPAARVGDKTNCGATVMAGSPSVRIGGGTATTLTIKPEVPDRAYKASDLTLLFAGLLGGAGGAAGKAGKLAELLSRLPGINRLGQVACRFGVLMTASAAAGIIARPVDIISGQKFLSGDDELDFVLPSRLPVEWQRYWRSGNPAESVLGRGWSLFWESTLQPYADGLVWRAPSGDLVSFPMVPRGHKTWCEAEKCWLMHNADDSWQLFDVSEQAWHYPPLDAQYPARLSMVTDAGGNATSLFYDEQGRPGELVDSAGQRLSCRYLTTAGGHCRLSAVLLHTADGEHTLVSYGYDDDGQLASVRNRAGEVTRRFTWHDGLMASHEDANGLRNEYRWQEIDGLPRVTAWRHGAGEALALHYDINGGTRRAVRDDGMQACWQLDDDDSVAQFTDFDGRRLAFIYARGELCSVLLPGGGQRHSEWDRYGRLLSETDPSGRKTTCQYARNSDRLVSVTHPDGSRECQSWDDRGRLITQSDALGNTTLYHYPDGEESLPARITDALGGVARLEWDGRGLLTRYTDCSGSVTAYDYDIFGQLTGRTDAEGNVTRYRRDTAGRLQTLQHADGSEEHFVWNERGQLARHQDPSGSETQWRYNLLGQPVSVTDRINRTRHYHYGPRGWLTRLENGNGGEYQFSYDAAGRITAERRPDNTDHLYRYGADGQLAEHRETGPQNSLAPPAHRLHRFRFDEAGRLAWRGNDSAEWQYHYDAAGRLTRLVRTPTAAGAELGIEADSVELQYDKAGHLLCERGVNGAPVYSRDALGNLQALTLPQGDRLQWLHYGSGHAGALKFNRQAVSEFTRDRLHRETGRSQGALHQQRRYDASGRRSWQSSTFGDGQITRPEDGMLWRAFRYTGRGELAGVSDALRGEVHYGYDAEGRLLQHRELQSGRTGSRLVYDAADNLLGGQSPHDDPERPPPPPQSSNRLPHWQRLFYRYDVWGNLVSRRHGLNEQHYTYDADNRLIRARGSGPQGEFSAQYHYDALGRRSRKEVTFAGKAPQTTRFLWQGYRLLQEQRANGTRRTWSYDPESPWTPLAAIEQAGEGPQADIYWLNTDLNGAPLEVTDADGRLRWSGQYDTFGRLQGQTTAGAAQRTGPVYDQPLRYAGQYADSETGLHYNLFRYYEPDVGRFTTQDPVGLAGGLNLYAYAPNPYGWVDPLGLAKCGNNEKSSYKGPELPGSIAETFDKGIYKNRQLYKSETFYKYHGLNNRTGRKYSWLTNERYGSEEMLRQKLAIRHDWGVVITKVSEFKVPQGTWISEGPAAAQGAGYPGLGYQAVVSNLPKSWIINTLKVPW, from the coding sequence ATGAGTGAAGCCGCACGCGTCGGCGACGCCATCGGCCATTCCTCCGCGCTGGCCGGGATGACGGGCGGCACCATAGTCGGCGGGCTGATTGCCGCCGCCGGCGCCGTGGCCGCCGGGGCGCTGTTTGTCGCCGGGCTGGCCGCCTCCTGTCTTGGCGTTGGCGTCTTGCTGATGGGCGCCAGCCTGGCGGTGGGCTATCTCACCGGGGAGGCGGCCACCGCGGCGCGCGACGGCATGGCCGCTGCCGGGGCGGACAGACGGTCCGCTTCCGGCCAGATACTGACCGGCTCACCGAACGTGTTTATCAACGGCAAACCGGCGGCCATCGCCACCGTCAGCCAGGCGGGCTGTGACCGGGACGGGCCGACGATGCAGATGGCGCAGGGCTCCGCCCGGGTGTTTATCAACGGCCAGCCCGCCGCGCGCGTCGGCGACAAAACCAACTGCGGTGCCACGGTGATGGCAGGCTCGCCCAGCGTGCGCATCGGCGGCGGCACCGCCACCACGCTGACGATAAAACCCGAAGTGCCGGACCGGGCCTATAAGGCCTCGGACCTGACGCTGCTGTTTGCCGGGCTGCTTGGCGGCGCGGGCGGCGCGGCCGGCAAGGCGGGCAAACTGGCTGAACTGCTGAGCAGGCTGCCCGGCATCAACAGGCTTGGCCAGGTGGCCTGCCGCTTCGGCGTGCTGATGACCGCCAGCGCGGCGGCGGGCATCATCGCCCGCCCGGTGGATATCATCAGCGGGCAGAAGTTTCTCTCCGGCGACGACGAGCTGGACTTTGTGCTGCCGTCGCGCCTGCCGGTTGAATGGCAGCGCTACTGGCGCAGCGGCAACCCGGCGGAAAGCGTGCTGGGGCGCGGCTGGAGCCTGTTCTGGGAAAGTACCCTCCAGCCTTACGCCGACGGGCTGGTGTGGCGCGCGCCGTCCGGCGACCTGGTTTCGTTCCCGATGGTGCCGCGCGGCCATAAAACCTGGTGTGAAGCCGAAAAGTGCTGGCTGATGCACAACGCCGACGACAGCTGGCAGCTGTTCGACGTCAGTGAACAGGCCTGGCACTATCCGCCGCTGGACGCGCAGTATCCCGCCCGCCTGAGCATGGTGACCGACGCCGGCGGCAACGCCACCTCGCTGTTTTACGACGAGCAGGGGCGGCCGGGCGAACTGGTGGACAGCGCCGGCCAGCGCCTGAGCTGCCGCTACCTGACGACCGCCGGCGGGCATTGCCGCCTGAGCGCGGTGCTGCTGCATACCGCGGACGGGGAGCACACGCTGGTCAGCTACGGGTATGACGACGACGGGCAGCTCGCCAGCGTGCGCAACCGCGCCGGCGAGGTCACGCGCCGCTTCACCTGGCATGACGGGCTGATGGCCAGCCACGAGGATGCCAACGGGCTGCGGAACGAATACCGCTGGCAGGAGATTGACGGCCTGCCGCGCGTCACCGCCTGGCGGCACGGCGCCGGGGAAGCGCTGGCGCTGCACTACGACATTAACGGCGGCACGCGCCGGGCGGTGCGCGACGACGGCATGCAGGCGTGCTGGCAGCTGGACGACGACGACAGCGTGGCGCAGTTCACCGACTTTGACGGCCGCAGGCTGGCGTTTATCTACGCGCGCGGCGAGCTGTGCAGCGTGCTGCTGCCGGGCGGCGGCCAGCGGCACAGCGAGTGGGACCGCTACGGGCGACTGCTGAGCGAAACCGACCCGTCAGGGCGTAAAACCACCTGTCAGTATGCGCGTAACAGCGACCGTCTGGTTTCGGTCACCCATCCCGACGGCAGCCGTGAGTGCCAGTCATGGGATGACAGGGGGCGGCTGATTACACAGAGCGACGCGCTGGGAAACACCACGCTTTACCACTACCCGGACGGGGAAGAAAGCTTACCGGCGCGCATCACCGATGCCCTCGGCGGCGTGGCGCGGCTTGAGTGGGACGGCCGGGGGCTGCTGACGCGCTATACCGACTGTTCCGGCAGCGTCACCGCGTACGACTATGACATTTTCGGCCAGCTCACCGGGCGCACCGATGCGGAAGGCAACGTGACCCGCTACCGCCGGGATACCGCCGGTCGCCTGCAAACCCTGCAGCACGCGGACGGCAGCGAAGAGCACTTCGTCTGGAACGAACGCGGGCAGCTGGCGCGCCATCAGGACCCGTCCGGCAGCGAAACGCAGTGGCGCTACAACCTGCTGGGCCAGCCGGTCAGCGTCACCGACCGCATCAACCGCACGCGCCACTACCACTACGGCCCGCGCGGCTGGCTGACGCGGCTGGAGAACGGCAACGGCGGCGAGTATCAGTTCAGCTACGATGCTGCCGGGCGCATCACCGCCGAACGCCGCCCGGACAACACCGACCACCTCTATCGCTACGGCGCGGACGGCCAGCTTGCCGAACACCGGGAAACCGGCCCGCAGAACAGCCTTGCGCCGCCCGCGCACCGCCTGCACCGCTTCCGCTTTGACGAGGCGGGCCGCCTGGCGTGGCGCGGCAACGACAGCGCCGAATGGCAGTATCACTACGATGCCGCAGGCAGGCTGACCCGGCTTGTGCGTACCCCCACGGCCGCCGGGGCGGAGCTGGGGATTGAGGCGGACAGCGTTGAGCTGCAGTACGACAAAGCGGGTCACCTGCTGTGCGAGCGCGGCGTGAACGGCGCGCCGGTCTACAGCCGGGACGCGCTCGGCAACCTGCAGGCGCTGACGCTGCCGCAGGGCGACCGCCTGCAGTGGCTGCACTACGGCTCCGGCCATGCCGGCGCGCTGAAATTCAACCGGCAGGCGGTGAGCGAATTCACCCGTGACCGCCTGCACCGTGAAACCGGGCGCAGCCAGGGCGCGCTGCACCAGCAGCGCCGCTACGATGCGTCCGGCAGGCGCAGCTGGCAGAGCAGCACTTTCGGTGACGGCCAGATAACCCGGCCGGAAGACGGCATGCTGTGGCGGGCGTTCCGCTACACCGGGCGCGGCGAGCTGGCGGGCGTCAGCGACGCGCTGCGCGGCGAAGTGCACTACGGCTACGACGCCGAAGGCCGCCTGCTGCAGCACCGCGAGCTGCAGTCCGGCAGGACGGGCAGCCGGCTGGTGTATGACGCCGCCGACAACCTGCTGGGCGGGCAAAGCCCGCACGACGACCCGGAACGGCCGCCGCCGCCGCCGCAGAGCAGCAACCGTCTGCCGCACTGGCAGCGGCTGTTCTACCGCTACGACGTCTGGGGCAACCTGGTCAGCCGCCGCCACGGCCTCAACGAGCAGCATTACACTTACGACGCCGACAACCGCCTGATACGGGCGCGTGGCTCCGGTCCTCAGGGCGAGTTCAGCGCGCAGTACCATTATGACGCGCTGGGCCGGCGCAGCCGCAAGGAGGTCACCTTCGCGGGCAAAGCCCCGCAGACCACGCGCTTCCTGTGGCAGGGCTACCGGCTGCTGCAGGAGCAGCGCGCCAACGGCACGCGGCGTACCTGGAGCTATGACCCGGAAAGCCCGTGGACGCCGCTGGCGGCCATCGAGCAGGCCGGGGAAGGGCCACAGGCGGATATTTACTGGCTGAACACCGACCTCAACGGCGCGCCGCTGGAGGTGACCGACGCCGATGGCAGGCTGCGCTGGTCGGGACAGTACGACACCTTCGGCAGGCTGCAGGGCCAGACGACGGCCGGTGCGGCACAACGCACGGGGCCGGTGTACGACCAGCCGCTGCGCTACGCCGGGCAGTATGCTGACAGTGAAACGGGACTGCACTATAATCTGTTCCGTTACTACGAGCCTGACGTTGGCAGGTTTACGACCCAGGACCCTGTGGGGCTGGCGGGGGGGCTGAACCTGTATGCGTATGCGCCGAATCCGTACGGGTGGGTGGATCCGCTGGGGCTGGCGAAGTGCGGTAATAATGAGAAATCATCTTATAAAGGTCCTGAACTTCCCGGCAGTATTGCTGAAACCTTTGACAAAGGGATTTATAAAAACAGGCAACTTTACAAGTCTGAAACGTTCTATAAATATCATGGGTTAAATAATAGAACTGGCAGAAAATATTCATGGCTAACTAATGAGCGATATGGTTCTGAAGAAATGTTAAGACAAAAGCTTGCGATTCGACATGATTGGGGCGTTGTCATTACAAAAGTATCTGAATTTAAAGTTCCTCAAGGTACATGGATCAGTGAGGGGCCAGCCGCAGCTCAAGGGGCTGGTTATCCTGGGTTAGGATATCAAGCAGTAGTATCTAATTTACCTAAATCATGGATTATTAACACACTAAAGGTTCCTTGGTAA
- a CDS encoding growth inhibitor PemK yields MLQQAAFGVVAVVHFAAQRVADARQLAAPGVAERPPQHAVFRPGYLAVTEGADRLPIPASREERRLRALEQQLKAQQQQLEQAKQRMIEMLA; encoded by the coding sequence GTGCTGCAGCAGGCGGCCTTCGGCGTCGTAGCCGTAGTGCACTTCGCCGCGCAGCGCGTCGCTGACGCCCGCCAGCTCGCCGCGCCCGGTGTAGCGGAACGCCCGCCACAGCATGCCGTCTTCCGGCCGGGTTATCTGGCCGTCACCGAAGGCGCTGACCGGCTGCCGATCCCCGCCAGCCGCGAGGAGAGGCGGCTAAGGGCGCTGGAACAGCAGCTTAAAGCGCAGCAGCAGCAGCTGGAGCAGGCTAAACAGCGGATGATCGAGATGCTGGCGTGA